In the genome of Luteitalea pratensis, the window CGGTGACGCCGATTCGCCGCCTCGCGGGATGGAACGGGATCATCCAGTGGCGGCGCCTGCTCGGATTGTTCACGTTCTTCTACGTGTGCCTGCATCTGAGCACGTACGTCGTGCTCGATCAGTTCTTCGACCCGACGTCGATCGTGGCCGACATCGCCAAGCGGCGCTACATCACTGTGGGCTTGACAGGGTTCCTGATCCTGCTGCCGCTCGCCATCACGTCGACCACCGGGTGGATCCGGCGGCTCGGGCGCCGCTGGCAGCGCCTGCACCGCTTCGTGTACCTGGCGGCCGTGTGCGGCGTGATCCACCTGCTCTGGATCGTGAAGGGCGACGACCTCCGAGAGCCGGCCCTGTACGGCAGCATTCTCGCCGTACTGATGGCGATTCGTGCGTATTACTGGACACGATAACGCCTAACGCCTAACGCCTAACGCGGAACAGCCAGCGTCCTGCGTCCTGTTCGGGTAAGTCCTGCAGCCTCCAACGTTCAGCTGCTTCCAGCCTCCAGCTTCCTGCCTCCTTCGCCCTTCGAAGATCGACGGCCCGATGACGAAGCCGAACGCGGGCGGAACTGGTATTTGGGCGAAGCGCCTACGGACAGGCGCCCGTCGTGCCGCAGCGGCGGAAGATGTCGCGCAACTTGTCGTAGGCGATGGTCGCCATCGCGTCGTAGCCTGCCTGGCTCGGATGCAGGCCGTCGGGGCCCATGCTGATACCCGCGTAGCGCTCGCGGAAAACCTGCTGCTCCGCCGCCAGTCCTTCGAGCCGCCTGTTGTAGTCAGTGACCTTGGCCGGGTCGGTCGACTCGGTGCCGAAGATGTCCTTGCCGTACGACTGGAAGAGTTCGAGGACCACCTGCGCGCTCGTCGCCTTGGCGTCGACGACCATGCTCTTCATGCCGGCGGTCACGAAGCCTGGCGCGATGTTGGCGTTCAGGTCGTTGATGCCCTCGAGGAACAGGGCCACGTCGAACGGCGTGAAGTAGTCCGTCGGGTCAGCGCCAGTCGGTGCGAAGCAATTGGGCTGGCCGGCAGTGCACCGAGCCGACCGCGCCACGCCACCCGGGTTCGTGTTGCCGCCTCCGCCCGCAACCGTGACGAACTCTCCGGGCCATCCGGCGTTCGTGATCAGCGCATACGGACCGAACTGGGGATTCTGCGACAGCAGCATCTTCAACTGGCGTGGGTACGGGCGCGACGCCTGGCCCGAGACCTTCATCGAGGTGCCCGGGATATAGCTCGTGACCTGTCCCCAGGTCAGGCTGTCGCCGAAGGTGAGGACAGTGAAGTACCGCGTGAAGTTCGGCGCCCGCAGGAACCGGCTCTGTGACCTCACGGTCACCTCGGTCGGGCCCGCGGAGCCGTAGCCCGTCGTGACGTTGCGCACCGGGACCGTCCATGACAACTCGGTCCGGTCGGGGCTGACCGTCACAGGCACGATCTGTCCGCCGAACCGCACCTCCGGCGCGGGGCCGAAGTTCTGCCCACGAATGGTCACCGAGGTCCCGCCGGTGAGCCGCCCCGATGTCGGCGTCATGCTCGCCACCTGCACGTCGACGGGCGCCTGCGCCGGCGTGCTGAACGTCCCGCTCCATGGCGTGCCGGCATTGGCATGGCCACCGTTGAACTCGTTCCAGTACATCGCCCGCTCGGCGACGAAGGGCTGCCCGCCCACGCTTTCGAGGAACGCCGCGAAGCGTCGGCCCTGGAGCAGATCGAAGTCCGGCGTGAGGCCCGCGGCTGGCCAGATGTTGGCGCGCGTGTTGGCCGGCACCCTCACCATGGTCGTCACCCCGGTGCCGTCTTCGGTCGCGAACGTCGCCCGGACGTCGATGTCCACGGCCGATGGATTCACCACCAGGAAGAAGCTGTCGTAACGCCCGCCGGACCCGTCATCGCCCTGACGTCCCTCTGCGAAAGCCCATTTCGCCACCGGTTGCTCGACGCCGGCAACGACGTGCCCCTCTTTCCACGGAAACGTCGGTGTGGTGGGATCAGCCGCCGACGGCGTGCCCCAGTACACGGATCGCTCGGCCACGATCGGCACGGAGCTGTTCAGGCGCACCGAGAACGCCGTACCGGGCAGCAGGAGCGCGCCGCTCGCGTCGCGTTCCTGATCGGTCCAGATGTTGAAACGGCTTTGCGCCGGAACCATGTAGGTGCGACTCAGCGGCGCACCGCTGTCGCGGAAGAACGTCGCGGTGACCGACGCAGGCTGCGGGTTGTCGTTGCCGATCAGCAGGAACGTCTCGAACGCGATCGTCGCGTTGCCTCCCGTGAACCCCTCCGCGAAGTACCAAGTCGTCCGGCCGCTGGTGACGCCGAGCGCGTCATGGCCACTGCGGAAGTTGTCGAAGTACATCGCCCGTTCGGCGACTACCGGCTGGTCGCTTTCGACAACCGTAGAGAACCCCTGGCCTGCCAGCGCCGGATTCGCACTCGGCCAGAGCGTCGCGCGATTGCCAGGCTCGATCGTCGTCGACTCGGCCACGCTGGCGCCGTCCCCCTTCAGGTAGCGGACCGTGACCGCGGCTCGCGCCGCACTGGGGTTGGCGATCAGGATGAATGTCTCGAAGACGCCAGCCGCGCCCTCCGCGAGGATCCAGCGTTTCGCCGGTGCGGTCACACCGCTCGCGCCCGTTCCACCCGCGTACGGCGTGCCCGTGAGCGGGAAGAACATGGACCGTTCGACGACGATGTCGGCCGGTGTGCTGGTGTCCTTGACGACGGCTGACACCTGTGCGGACGTGGCCCCGTTCAGGGCAGGGAACTCGCGTCGGATGTTGACGGTGAGCCGCCCCGTGGCTGGCAGCGTGAAGACCTTCTCGAGCACGGTGCCCGGCGGCGTGATCAGGGCGTCCGGCGCCGGTAGCAACCTGACTGTCACGCTGAGCGTGCTGGCCGACGGGTTGCCGACCAGGATGTCTTCGTCGAACGTGCCGTTGCTGGCTCCTTCGGCAAGGAACCACGTGCTCGCGCCTTGCGCGAAGGCAGGCGTCACCGCGCTGCCGCAAAGCAGTAGCGTGAGCGCGATCCGGGACAGCATTTCGAGATGACCACCAGGCCTGCGCGAGGAATGCGCCGAGGCCGAACGACCACGATAGATCGAGCGCCGCCCGCGGGGCAAGAGCGAGTGCAGTGGGTGATTCTCGGATACCTCCCTCGGATAGGAAGTACGTGAATCCCCAATCCCGAATCTCGCCGCCTGCGTCCCCTCGCTCTACTTGATGGTGCCCTTGATCACGCCGTAGACGATACCGGCCATCGTCTCGTAGCCATCCTGTGTCGGGTGAACGTCGTCGGTCCCGATCTCGACGCTGGCCCCGAAGTCGACGCGGGTGAACATCTCTTCGAGCGCCATCGTCCGGATCGCGTCCAACATGTCGGAGCGCATCACCTGGATGCGGCCCATCACGACCGTTGCGCCGGAGGCACGGGCCGTCGTGCCCATGGAGCGCAGGGCGGTGATGGCGCCGCTCAATGAGCCGCCGGCATTCAGGTCGTTGAAACCCTCCAGGATGATCACGACGTCGTACTTCCTGGCGGTGACCAGCGGGCCGATGCGATCCGCCCCTCTGGTGGGGTTGCCCGAACAACCCGCAATCGACGCGCATTCCCCTGAGAATCCGGCGTTGTCCACGTCGGCGGTGGCCCCGTACTGCGCGTCCGTGTGCAGCACGCCTTCGAGCGCTTCAGGGTAGGGCGGATTGGCAAACGAGTACGTCTGCGTAAAGCCCGGGCTGACCGGCGTCGGATTGGTCGGCGTCGGGGGAGGCGGTGGAATCGGTATCCGCTCCACCAACTGACCCTCGGTGAAGCTGTCGCCGATGGCGAGCACGCGGAACACCCGCTGGATGGTGCCGGCGACCGTCGTGAACCCGGACGCCGTCACGCGGACGCGACTCGGTCCCACCGAGCCGAACCCGGTCGTGGCAGTACGAACGGGCGTGATTGCCGTGATCGTCGTGCTCGTCGCGGACGTCACCGTCATCGGAATACCGTCCAGCGTGACTTCCGAGTCGATGGAGAAGCCGGTGCCGCTGATCGTGATCGGCTCGCCGCCACTGAGGCGCACCTGGGCCGGCGAGATGCCCGTGATCGTGACCGTTGCCGGCGGATGCGCAGGCGCGGCGATGACACCTGGCCACGGCGTGCCCATGTTGACGTGACCGGCACGAAAATCGCTGAATGCGTACATCGCGCGTTCGGCCACGAAGGTACCGCCGTTGGTGCTCTCGATCGCCACCGCGAACCGACGGTTGGCGAGGGCGCCGAGTGCGGATTCAGCGGTCCAGATGTTCGCACGGCCGCCTGCAGCGATCGTCCGCGTCGTCGTCACGCCGCCGCCGTCCTCGGTGAAGAACGTCGCCTTGACGTTCACCGCTGACGCCGAGGGGTTCGAGAGCAGGAAGAACGTGGAGTACGGCCGTACCGACCCGTCCTCGCCTTCGCGCCCTTCGGCGAACGCCCACCTGGACGCCAGCACGGGTGACCCGGCGGTGGCATGGCCTTCCCGCCACGGGAGCGTCGGTGTCGTCGGGTCTGCGGCCGACGGCGTGCCCCAATACATCGACCGTTCGGCAACGATCGGCTGTGTGGCGCGGACGGTCATCCCGAACGACGCGGCCTTGAGGCGCGCATCGAAGCTGCGTCCTTCCTGGTCGACCCACACAGTCAGGCGCTGATTGGGCGCCAGCGCGTAGTCGCGCGTCACCGTCTGGCCCGAATCGAGCTGGTAGGTCACGGATGCGGTCGTGGCGGCGCCATTGGTGTTGGCGAGCAGCAGAAAGGTTTCGAATGCCGTCTGCGCGTTGCCGCCCGTGTAGCCCTCGGCGAAGTACCATTCGTAGCTGGCCTCGGGCACGCCGACGGCATCGTGTCCGCTGCGCTGAAAGCCGCTCCCGGTTGGCGAGGGGTCGAAGTACATCGCTCGCTCGGCGACGATCAATTTGCCGGGCTCGGTGCTCTCGACGACCGTAGAGAACTCAGCGGATCCGAGTTGCGCCGGGTACTCGACCTGCGGCCAGAAAGTCGTCCGGCTGTTGGCGGGCAGCGTCCGCTCGAACGTGACGATGTCTCCCGTGCTCTTGAGGTACTGGATGCGCACACTCACCGTGGTGGCGTTCGGATTGGCCACGAGGATGAACGTGCTGAACATGCCGCTCGCGCCCTCGGCGAGGATCCATCGCTGAGCCGTCGCTGTAACACCGCTGGCGTTGTGACCTCCCGCACGTGTCCCATCCGGGAAGTACATCGACCGTTCCACCACGATGTTCTCGGGCGTGGACGTACCGGCCCTGACGGCCGAGACTGTTGCCGAGGCGGCGCCGTTCAACCCGGGAAACGCCTGGGCCACCCGCACCGTCAGGCGACCGGTCGCCTGCAGCGGGAAGGCCCTGCTCAGCGTCGTACCTGGAGCCAGCTGCGCACTCGGGTCTGGCAGGAGCGTGACCGTCACTGTCAGGTCGTATGCGCCCGGGTTGCCGACCAGGATCTCCTCCTCGAGAACGGCGTTGCTCGCGCCCTCGGCAAGGAACCAGCGCGACGTATCCTGGGCCCACACCAAGGCGGGCGTGAACAGCAGGCAGGAGAGGACACAGAACAGCCGTAACACGTGTGTGGATCGCAAAGACATGACTTACCTGATGCGTTCGTACAGCACGACGTCGTCGCTGGCGGCGGCGATGCGCCAGCGGCCCGACGCCGCAATCAACTCGCGAGCCTCGCGTCGCTGGCTCCCGTACTCGGGCAGGTGAAGTACCACGTAGGACACCCCCGCACGGTCGAGTTCCGCGAAACTGGCGGCCCTGAACGGAAAGTACCAGAGGATGTCGGCCCGTTTGCGGTACGACTCCGGGGTGAAGCCGCTGTACCCGTTCAGCAGGGGCTTCCAGTGCCGCGTCGAGTCCAACATGTAGTTGGCGTTGCGCGGCACGTCGATCGGCCGCCACCAGAACGGCATCTCGGCGACCACTCCGGGCGGGAGGGCGGCGAGCGTGTCGTAGATCGGTGAGGGCTCGGGCGCACGGACGTACGGCACTGGCCCTCGGAACGCCTCGACGTTGACCGCCGCGACCGCAAGTACCGACGTGACGATCGCCATTCGCGGCCAGCGGCGGGTCAGGGCGGCGGTGCCGAATGCCGCCAGCAACGCCAGCCCGCTCAGCCACAGCACCCCGAAGCGTGAGGCGGCGCGTACACTGCTGGCAAACGGCACGGCCCGATAGAAGACGTCGTACACGGGCGTGGCCGGACCGAACGACAGCACCACGCCGACGATGGCGAGAGCGACTGCGACGCGCACTCGCGGGTCCCGCAAGCCAGCCTCTAAAGATACCACACCGGCGAGCGCCAGGAGCGTCGCGACGATGCCCGGGAACAACGAGTCCTTCGGCTCGGCGCGCTGGTAGACGTCACGTGCCCAGCGCTCGTGGACCCGCGCAGGCGTGGCCGCGTAGGCGGCGCCGTTGGCCGACATCGCGGCGACCAGGTCGAGTGACCGGCTGAATCCCTGTGCCTGACGCATCTCTCGATAGGCCCGCAACACCGGCAGCACCAGGACCGCAATCAGCACGGCACCTGCCAGGCTGGCGGTAATCAGTGGCCGCAGCGGCGGCTCCCTCAGTTCCGGCCACCGCGCAGCCACCACCGTGAGGCCGCAGACGATGCCGAAGATCGCGAGATACCCCGATGTGAGCGCGAGCAGGGCGGTCGCTGCGCCGACGAGCAGGCCATCCCACAGGCGACGCCTGTCAGGCCGGCACAGGCCGTCGAGCCCGAGCAACAGCAGTGGCAGCCCGTAGGCGTGGATCGCCTGGATGTGGCCCATGCTGACGAGCGAGTGCGCATTGAAGGCAAAGAGGCTGCCGGCCACGAGGGACGCGCCGTAGTCGCCCGTCCATCGCCACGCGAGCCACTGCATCGCCCACGCCGAGAGCGCGTAACCGGCGAGCAGCAGCAGGTTGTACGTGAGGACCGGTCCGGCGCCGGCCGCGCGGATCGGCACGGCGAGCGCGCCTGGCACGATCACCGGATCCGAGAAGGCGATGGTGTGCCGCTCGGGGTGGAAGATGTTGCCGTCGAGCACGTGTCGCGGATCGGTCACCAGTGCGTGCGCCACCCAGGCGATCGCCCATGCATTGAGGACCGTGTCCTTGTTGTCGTTGCGACTGAGGGTCGCCGGCGCGGTTGCCAGGGGCCACGTGTGGGCGACGGCCAGGGCCACGAACAAGATCAGGGCAGCAAGCGGGCGTACGATCGCGCCGCGGAGAGAGTCGATCACCGGCGAGTATGGTAGGGCCCATTCTCCGAACGGGCCAATTCTTGGCGCCACGGGCCGCAGGGAGAGGGCCGGGCTCGGAGAGCCGGCCCTACCTTCTGCTGCTCCTTGCGCTGCGCGGTCTACGGGTTGCGCGGGCAACCTTTACCCGGCTTGTCGTTGCGGGCATCACAAGGCTGCAGCGGGAACTCGCGCGTGAGCTTTGTAAAAAGGTCGCTGGCCATCCTGTCGTAGCCTGCCTGTGTGGGTCGCCCGCCGACGGTCGGCACCTGGAAGAAGGACTGACGGTAAATCTCCACACCGAGCGATGTGTCGGTCGTGACGCCCCAGATGGCATCCCCGAGCGCCTTGACGCTGTCGGCACTGAGGGTGCCGATGTTGGTCTCTTCGTACTTGGTCATGAAGATGACAATCTTGCGATCGCGGGCGCTGGCGACCATGTTGCGCAGGGCGCCGGCGACGCTGTTGGGCAGGACGCCGGCCTCGACGTCGTTGACACCCTCGGCGAAGATCACGGCATCGAACGCATCGGAGGCGTTGGCGGCGGCGACCTGATCCGCGAGCGCCGGGAATCGCGACTGGCCCGACTGCGCCGTGCACCCGGTGTTGGTCGCCGAGGCGCATTCGAAGTTCGAGCCGCCGTTGGTCACGGTGACGTACTGGCCAAACTGCAGCACCTTCGATCCCGTCGCGGCGCCGGTGCTGGAGTTCAGCAAGTCCTTCTCGAACGCCTTGAGCGATGCCTCGAGTCTGGCCGGGAACGGCGTCGCAGCGACGCCCGGCGACCCATTGATCAGCCCCGTGACGTATTCGTCACCGAACGCGAGCACGTTCAGCTTGAACGTGAAGCCATTGGCGAGCGACGTGTTCGTGTTGTCGGGATTCACCACTCGCACGGTGGTCGGTCCGGCGGTCTGGTAGCCGTTGTAGAAATCGCGTGTCGGGGTCTTGGCCGTGATGGTCGTGCCGTCCTGTGACACCACGACGGCGGTCGCTTGATCCACATCGCCAAGCTTGGTATTGGCGTTGCGGTCCGCGGTCCACGTCGAATTGTCGAACAACACCTTG includes:
- a CDS encoding sulfite oxidase heme-binding subunit YedZ, giving the protein MTPRQAKPIIWLLCLTPLAWLVYRVVSGRLSANPIDDITDFTGQWSLRLLLVSLSVTPIRRLAGWNGIIQWRRLLGLFTFFYVCLHLSTYVVLDQFFDPTSIVADIAKRRYITVGLTGFLILLPLAITSTTGWIRRLGRRWQRLHRFVYLAAVCGVIHLLWIVKGDDLREPALYGSILAVLMAIRAYYWTR
- a CDS encoding GDSL-type esterase/lipase family protein, yielding MLSRIALTLLLCGSAVTPAFAQGASTWFLAEGASNGTFDEDILVGNPSASTLSVTVRLLPAPDALITPPGTVLEKVFTLPATGRLTVNIRREFPALNGATSAQVSAVVKDTSTPADIVVERSMFFPLTGTPYAGGTGASGVTAPAKRWILAEGAAGVFETFILIANPSAARAAVTVRYLKGDGASVAESTTIEPGNRATLWPSANPALAGQGFSTVVESDQPVVAERAMYFDNFRSGHDALGVTSGRTTWYFAEGFTGGNATIAFETFLLIGNDNPQPASVTATFFRDSGAPLSRTYMVPAQSRFNIWTDQERDASGALLLPGTAFSVRLNSSVPIVAERSVYWGTPSAADPTTPTFPWKEGHVVAGVEQPVAKWAFAEGRQGDDGSGGRYDSFFLVVNPSAVDIDVRATFATEDGTGVTTMVRVPANTRANIWPAAGLTPDFDLLQGRRFAAFLESVGGQPFVAERAMYWNEFNGGHANAGTPWSGTFSTPAQAPVDVQVASMTPTSGRLTGGTSVTIRGQNFGPAPEVRFGGQIVPVTVSPDRTELSWTVPVRNVTTGYGSAGPTEVTVRSQSRFLRAPNFTRYFTVLTFGDSLTWGQVTSYIPGTSMKVSGQASRPYPRQLKMLLSQNPQFGPYALITNAGWPGEFVTVAGGGGNTNPGGVARSARCTAGQPNCFAPTGADPTDYFTPFDVALFLEGINDLNANIAPGFVTAGMKSMVVDAKATSAQVVLELFQSYGKDIFGTESTDPAKVTDYNRRLEGLAAEQQVFRERYAGISMGPDGLHPSQAGYDAMATIAYDKLRDIFRRCGTTGACP
- a CDS encoding GDSL-type esterase/lipase family protein, producing MSLRSTHVLRLFCVLSCLLFTPALVWAQDTSRWFLAEGASNAVLEEEILVGNPGAYDLTVTVTLLPDPSAQLAPGTTLSRAFPLQATGRLTVRVAQAFPGLNGAASATVSAVRAGTSTPENIVVERSMYFPDGTRAGGHNASGVTATAQRWILAEGASGMFSTFILVANPNATTVSVRIQYLKSTGDIVTFERTLPANSRTTFWPQVEYPAQLGSAEFSTVVESTEPGKLIVAERAMYFDPSPTGSGFQRSGHDAVGVPEASYEWYFAEGYTGGNAQTAFETFLLLANTNGAATTASVTYQLDSGQTVTRDYALAPNQRLTVWVDQEGRSFDARLKAASFGMTVRATQPIVAERSMYWGTPSAADPTTPTLPWREGHATAGSPVLASRWAFAEGREGEDGSVRPYSTFFLLSNPSASAVNVKATFFTEDGGGVTTTRTIAAGGRANIWTAESALGALANRRFAVAIESTNGGTFVAERAMYAFSDFRAGHVNMGTPWPGVIAAPAHPPATVTITGISPAQVRLSGGEPITISGTGFSIDSEVTLDGIPMTVTSATSTTITAITPVRTATTGFGSVGPSRVRVTASGFTTVAGTIQRVFRVLAIGDSFTEGQLVERIPIPPPPPTPTNPTPVSPGFTQTYSFANPPYPEALEGVLHTDAQYGATADVDNAGFSGECASIAGCSGNPTRGADRIGPLVTARKYDVVIILEGFNDLNAGGSLSGAITALRSMGTTARASGATVVMGRIQVMRSDMLDAIRTMALEEMFTRVDFGASVEIGTDDVHPTQDGYETMAGIVYGVIKGTIK